Proteins encoded in a region of the Nitrospira sp. genome:
- a CDS encoding HAD-IIB family hydrolase: MSRYILFTDLDGSLLDNDTYSFDEARPALEALRSENIPVILVSGKTRAEIEPLRERLDHHNPFIVENGAAVFVPLHTFDFPLERSRRRSSYQIIELGTPYALLRDVLRQIEEAVGTPLRGFGDLSVDEVMENTGLSREDALRAMLREFDEPFLVNGPPKLIEEVCRQIVRRDLNWTRGGRFFHLTGNNDKGRAAEILLRCYKRQGRFANLPDDIETIGIGDSLNDLPLLLTVDHPVLVQKPDGSYDPEINLPNLIRAPGIGPVGWNRAVLELLRQASEETSHGRPVNLRAT; this comes from the coding sequence ATGTCACGCTATATTCTCTTCACAGACCTAGACGGCTCTCTGTTGGACAACGACACGTATTCCTTTGACGAGGCGAGACCGGCACTCGAGGCCCTTCGTTCAGAGAACATTCCGGTCATTCTCGTTTCCGGAAAGACCCGCGCGGAAATCGAGCCGCTTCGAGAGCGCCTTGATCACCACAATCCCTTCATCGTTGAGAATGGCGCGGCGGTGTTTGTGCCCCTCCATACCTTTGACTTCCCCCTGGAGCGGTCGCGGCGACGCTCCAGTTATCAGATCATCGAACTCGGTACTCCCTATGCGCTCCTCCGGGATGTACTCCGGCAAATCGAAGAAGCGGTAGGCACACCGCTCCGAGGGTTCGGCGACCTGTCGGTCGACGAAGTCATGGAGAACACAGGGCTCTCCCGAGAAGATGCGCTCCGGGCTATGCTGCGGGAATTCGATGAGCCGTTTCTAGTGAACGGCCCTCCCAAGCTAATCGAGGAAGTCTGCCGCCAGATCGTGAGGCGAGATCTGAATTGGACAAGAGGCGGGCGTTTCTTTCACCTGACGGGAAACAACGACAAGGGTCGGGCCGCAGAAATTCTGCTTCGCTGCTACAAACGGCAGGGTCGATTCGCTAACCTGCCGGACGACATAGAAACCATCGGCATCGGCGATAGCCTCAACGATCTCCCTCTGTTACTGACGGTCGACCATCCGGTGTTGGTACAAAAACCAGACGGCTCGTACGACCCTGAGATCAACCTGCCGAACCTCATTCGCGCACCCGGCATCGGCCCTGTCGGTTGGAATCGTGCCGTCTTGGAACTGCTACGACAGGCCTCGGAAGAAACATCTCATGGGCGACCAGTCAACCTCCGAGCCACATGA
- a CDS encoding caspase family protein, translating into MIGMFSVVALSTAEAQVGKPEGLYYKSWAIIIGIENYVLAPPIPGAISDAKKVAEAFRRLGFDEVIEFYDKDASSRRLHQLLDDMLPRKVGRMDRLVFFYAGHAEFTQDSDGQERGYLVPFDAQLSNATKSITVEHLKEFTRRTASKHTLLIFDAPVFGWEITVPPELSLEGRMAPESDTDRRAVQVISAASKGEAAVRVEKSSRFVEVLLAGLSGSADLDGNGWLMASELGAYLMQQVGVASNGVQHPTSLRIDGDGDTALVEGRRSAFTLGTGPQTPSERQQ; encoded by the coding sequence ATGATCGGCATGTTTTCGGTTGTCGCGCTGTCGACTGCTGAGGCTCAAGTGGGAAAGCCGGAGGGCCTGTACTACAAGTCCTGGGCGATCATTATTGGGATCGAAAACTATGTCTTGGCTCCTCCCATCCCGGGAGCGATCAGCGATGCCAAAAAGGTGGCCGAAGCGTTTCGGCGGTTGGGGTTCGATGAGGTGATCGAGTTCTACGACAAGGATGCAAGCTCGCGGCGCCTCCATCAGCTTTTGGACGACATGTTGCCCAGAAAAGTCGGCCGCATGGACCGGCTCGTGTTCTTCTACGCGGGCCATGCCGAGTTTACACAGGATTCCGATGGGCAAGAGCGAGGGTATCTTGTGCCGTTTGACGCACAGCTCAGCAACGCAACGAAGTCGATCACGGTTGAGCATTTAAAGGAATTTACGAGGCGGACGGCTTCCAAGCATACGCTCCTGATTTTCGATGCGCCGGTATTCGGATGGGAGATCACTGTGCCACCGGAGCTGTCATTGGAAGGACGGATGGCCCCGGAATCGGATACGGATCGGCGTGCGGTGCAAGTCATCAGCGCGGCAAGTAAAGGAGAAGCCGCCGTTCGCGTTGAGAAGAGCAGTCGTTTTGTGGAGGTTTTGCTGGCCGGGCTGTCAGGCTCAGCCGATCTCGATGGAAACGGCTGGCTCATGGCTTCCGAGCTGGGGGCCTATCTTATGCAACAGGTGGGGGTGGCATCCAACGGTGTGCAACATCCGACGAGTCTACGCATCGACGGTGATGGAGACACGGCGTTGGTCGAAGGACGGAGGTCGGCGTTTACGCTTGGCACCGGCCCTCAAACCCCTTCTGAACGGCAACAGTAG
- a CDS encoding thiamine pyrophosphate-binding protein — MSDKATIGSAVLDRLHRLGVRHIFGIPGDYVLSLYQLIEASPITHIGTTREDCAGFAADAYARINGIGALCVTYCVGGLNTVNAIACAYAERSPVVLLTGSPGLSERSRTPYLHHMVRDFSTQREVFERMTVAAVTLDDPLTAEREMDQAFSALLRYRRPIYIEIPRDRVHCPLTGGMKPFCIADTPSDPAALEEAIGEVRIMLASAKRPAMLVGAEVGRFGLQDDLARLVERLHIPVASTLLGKSIIREDHPLYVGVYGGLIGRDDVQRFINDSDCLLILGSILSDVEDLDATSPLLSEGRTIHATADRVAIKHHRYESIKFQDFVQGLVKSPLPSFSHSPRSLPSQTCVVSSPPNLDAPVTLEGLFRHLDTVLTEKTVVIADVGESLFAAADLHVRHRFEFLSPAYYTSMGFAVPAALGASFADPSLRPIVLVGDGAFQMTGTELASCVRYGQAPIVILLNNRGYSTEREILDGPFNDVYEWQYDKVCDLIGGGRGSRVNTQREFEQSLAAAFADQHQLHLLNVLLSPSDRSPGMVRLARRLGKKLSTDKP, encoded by the coding sequence ATGAGCGACAAGGCTACGATCGGATCGGCAGTATTGGATCGCCTGCATCGTCTCGGCGTCCGTCATATCTTCGGAATTCCAGGCGACTATGTCTTGTCTCTCTACCAGCTGATCGAAGCCTCGCCGATCACGCACATCGGGACGACCAGGGAAGATTGCGCCGGCTTTGCAGCTGACGCCTATGCCAGGATTAACGGTATCGGGGCCTTGTGCGTGACCTATTGTGTGGGGGGATTGAATACCGTCAATGCGATTGCCTGCGCCTATGCGGAACGATCGCCGGTGGTCCTGCTCACCGGTTCTCCCGGACTCTCGGAACGAAGCCGCACACCATACTTGCACCATATGGTTCGCGATTTCTCCACGCAACGAGAGGTCTTTGAACGGATGACGGTCGCCGCCGTGACGTTGGACGATCCGTTGACCGCCGAGCGAGAGATGGATCAGGCCTTTTCCGCCCTGCTTCGCTACCGTCGTCCCATTTATATCGAGATCCCCAGAGACAGGGTTCACTGCCCGCTGACAGGAGGCATGAAGCCCTTCTGCATTGCAGATACTCCGAGTGACCCGGCCGCCCTGGAGGAAGCGATCGGTGAGGTGCGGATCATGCTCGCCTCAGCCAAACGACCGGCCATGCTCGTTGGAGCGGAAGTGGGTCGGTTCGGACTTCAGGACGATTTGGCTCGTTTGGTCGAACGCCTCCACATTCCCGTCGCCTCGACGTTGCTCGGCAAATCCATCATCCGCGAGGATCATCCGCTCTACGTCGGCGTCTACGGCGGCCTGATCGGCCGGGACGACGTGCAACGGTTCATCAACGATTCCGACTGCCTGTTGATCCTGGGGTCCATTCTGTCCGATGTTGAAGATCTGGATGCCACGTCGCCCTTACTCTCGGAGGGACGAACCATCCACGCCACCGCCGACCGTGTCGCCATCAAGCATCATCGGTATGAATCCATCAAGTTCCAGGACTTCGTCCAGGGCCTGGTGAAATCTCCGCTTCCTTCCTTTTCCCATTCCCCACGATCGCTCCCATCCCAAACCTGCGTAGTATCCTCACCTCCGAACTTGGACGCCCCGGTGACGCTGGAGGGACTCTTCCGGCATTTAGATACGGTGCTGACCGAAAAGACGGTCGTAATCGCGGACGTCGGCGAGTCACTCTTTGCAGCGGCTGACCTGCACGTGCGCCATCGATTCGAGTTTCTCTCGCCGGCCTACTACACCTCGATGGGATTCGCCGTTCCCGCTGCCTTAGGCGCCTCCTTCGCCGACCCCAGCCTGCGACCGATCGTCCTGGTAGGAGACGGCGCTTTTCAGATGACCGGCACTGAGCTAGCGAGCTGCGTTCGCTACGGGCAGGCTCCGATTGTGATCCTGCTTAATAATCGCGGCTATTCAACTGAACGAGAGATCTTGGACGGTCCCTTCAACGATGTCTATGAATGGCAATATGACAAGGTGTGCGATCTGATCGGGGGTGGGCGGGGCTCGCGGGTAAACACCCAGAGAGAGTTCGAACAGAGCCTCGCCGCCGCCTTTGCGGACCAACATCAGCTGCATCTCCTCAATGTTCTCTTGAGCCCCAGCGATCGATCGCCCGGCATGGTGCGCTTGGCAAGACGCTTGGGCAAGAAGCTTTCTACTGATAAACCATAG
- a CDS encoding penicillin-binding protein activator LpoB: MIRKQRSSLVVVMGVVLALSGCGHETKVTRVDAAVVIDLSGRWNDTDSRMVAESMVKDALQYPWLGNFEKANQRQPVVVVGTVLNSSHEHINVQTFITDLERELTNSQKVTFVAGKGERDEVRAERKEQAIYAREETQKAPGKETGADFMMKGTIATILDEADGTKAVFYQVDLQMIDLENNAKIWYGQKKIKKVVERKRTVF; encoded by the coding sequence GTGATTCGGAAGCAGAGGTCGTCGCTTGTCGTGGTGATGGGTGTCGTCCTTGCGTTGTCAGGATGCGGACATGAAACAAAGGTGACCCGTGTCGATGCCGCGGTCGTTATCGATTTGAGCGGCCGGTGGAACGACACGGATTCCCGGATGGTCGCCGAATCCATGGTCAAGGATGCGCTACAATATCCGTGGCTAGGGAATTTCGAAAAGGCGAACCAACGTCAGCCTGTCGTCGTCGTGGGAACGGTCCTGAACAGCAGTCACGAACATATCAACGTGCAAACCTTCATCACGGATTTGGAACGAGAACTCACCAATTCCCAGAAAGTTACGTTCGTGGCGGGCAAAGGCGAGCGTGATGAAGTTCGTGCCGAACGAAAAGAGCAAGCCATCTACGCGCGCGAAGAGACGCAGAAAGCCCCAGGAAAAGAGACCGGGGCCGATTTCATGATGAAGGGTACGATCGCCACCATTCTTGACGAAGCCGACGGAACCAAAGCGGTCTTCTACCAAGTGGATCTCCAGATGATCGATCTGGAGAACAATGCGAAAATCTGGTACGGGCAGAAGAAGATCAAGAAGGTGGTTGAAAGGAAACGCACCGTCTTTTAA
- a CDS encoding glycosyl transferase has protein sequence MSDFYQNGVVTVLHRLGQSNIEQLEQELERYARTTPIALVLPSLYSELERPALKRIVEILGEVRYVNEIVISLDQASALEFRLAKQFFSQLPQRVRVIWNDGARIQALLNTLVSHEIDIGLQGKGRGCWTAYGYVLARGQSQVIAIHDCDIVSYDRQYLARLCYPVANPNLAYEFCKGYYSRVTDRMHGRVTRLFITPLIRSLQLLVGPHPLLSFLDSFRYPLAGEFAMVRDLAWINRIPGDWGLEVGMLAEVYRNCALRRICQADIADAYEHKHQTLSTHNPDAGLLKMCIDITKSLFRNLASEGLVLSESILKTLRATYLQAAQEAISRYENDAAINSLQFDRHEERRAVEVFLRGMTLATDSFLGDPLGVPMISNWSRVAHAVPDIFHRLMDAVEQDHAWDPTAETRQPVS, from the coding sequence GTGTCTGACTTTTATCAAAATGGAGTCGTGACGGTTCTCCACCGGCTCGGCCAGTCCAACATTGAGCAACTTGAGCAAGAGCTCGAACGATATGCGAGGACGACTCCGATCGCCTTGGTTCTCCCCTCCCTCTATTCGGAGCTGGAACGGCCGGCTCTCAAGCGAATCGTCGAAATCCTCGGCGAAGTTCGATATGTCAACGAAATCGTCATCTCCTTGGATCAGGCCTCCGCGTTGGAATTCAGACTGGCCAAGCAATTTTTTTCTCAGCTACCCCAACGAGTCCGTGTAATCTGGAACGACGGCGCCCGAATCCAGGCACTATTGAACACACTCGTCTCGCATGAAATCGACATCGGGCTCCAGGGCAAAGGACGAGGATGTTGGACGGCCTACGGCTATGTGCTGGCCCGAGGCCAGAGCCAGGTGATCGCCATTCATGACTGCGATATCGTGAGTTACGATCGTCAGTACCTCGCTCGCCTCTGTTATCCCGTCGCCAATCCGAACCTCGCCTACGAATTTTGCAAAGGATATTACAGCCGCGTGACGGACCGGATGCATGGACGGGTGACGCGTCTCTTCATCACTCCGCTGATCCGCAGCCTACAACTGTTGGTCGGACCGCATCCCCTGCTCTCGTTTCTGGATAGTTTTCGGTACCCGCTGGCCGGTGAATTCGCGATGGTGCGGGATCTGGCCTGGATCAACCGTATTCCAGGCGACTGGGGATTGGAGGTCGGCATGCTGGCGGAGGTATACCGCAATTGTGCGCTCCGGCGGATCTGCCAGGCGGACATCGCCGATGCCTATGAGCATAAGCATCAAACGCTGTCGACCCACAATCCGGATGCAGGCTTGCTCAAGATGTGCATCGATATCACGAAGTCCTTGTTCCGAAACCTGGCAAGCGAAGGTCTGGTCCTCTCGGAAAGCATACTCAAAACATTGCGAGCCACCTATCTCCAAGCCGCGCAAGAAGCGATCAGCCGGTATGAAAATGACGCGGCGATCAACAGCTTGCAGTTTGATCGCCACGAGGAACGGCGCGCCGTCGAAGTCTTTCTACGCGGCATGACCTTGGCGACGGACAGTTTCCTCGGAGATCCGTTGGGAGTCCCGATGATCTCGAACTGGAGCCGCGTCGCCCACGCCGTACCCGATATTTTTCATCGCCTCATGGACGCCGTAGAACAAGACCATGCCTGGGACCCCACAGCGGAAACAAGGCAGCCCGTCTCATGA
- a CDS encoding LPP20 family lipoprotein gives MMRTGESSFGQGVVVFLCLWLLVSASTACSWFAGKEKPGWVDGRGSEYPPNHYLTGVGQADIRSNAEDQAYAAVARIFKAEVAAQAKDRESYLVVENRGVSNAERRLTIDNVTKVSTDKVLENVRIADVWYDSDSRSYYALGVMNRDQAEAALMEKVSALDRAIEADVAESRQPTDKVAKVRALRRAGRNLVLREAYNRDLRVIRPSGQGAPSSYQVNELSDELEQFLATNLVIAVQVSGDHAEPVGRALAEGLIREGLHVTTRTEDEEVGAPELIVRGTVRLFPIEARDPNFKYVRWCSDFEVVEPGTGRVLGTMAHGGKEGHLTEREATAKTLRVMQQELSSDVAKAIAAHVFGEGALLETATRPASCPREESGVRR, from the coding sequence ATGATGCGCACCGGCGAGTCTTCTTTCGGACAAGGAGTTGTGGTTTTCCTGTGTCTGTGGTTGCTGGTGTCCGCATCGACCGCCTGTAGCTGGTTCGCGGGAAAAGAGAAGCCGGGGTGGGTCGATGGTCGGGGTTCGGAGTATCCGCCGAATCACTACTTGACCGGAGTCGGCCAAGCGGACATTCGAAGCAATGCTGAAGACCAGGCGTATGCGGCCGTGGCCCGCATCTTCAAGGCGGAAGTCGCGGCGCAGGCAAAGGACCGGGAATCGTATTTGGTCGTTGAGAATCGCGGTGTCTCCAATGCCGAGCGGCGACTCACGATCGACAACGTGACGAAAGTCTCGACCGACAAAGTGCTGGAAAACGTCAGGATTGCGGATGTCTGGTACGACTCGGACAGCCGGTCGTACTACGCTCTGGGCGTGATGAATCGTGATCAGGCCGAGGCCGCGTTGATGGAGAAGGTGTCGGCGTTGGACCGTGCGATCGAGGCGGATGTCGCCGAGTCACGGCAACCGACGGACAAAGTCGCCAAGGTTCGCGCTCTTCGGCGGGCCGGGAGAAATCTCGTTCTGCGCGAGGCATACAACAGGGATTTGCGAGTGATCCGTCCCAGCGGGCAAGGCGCCCCATCCAGCTATCAGGTAAACGAATTATCCGATGAGTTGGAGCAATTTCTTGCCACGAATCTGGTGATTGCGGTACAAGTGTCCGGAGATCATGCGGAGCCGGTTGGACGTGCGCTGGCGGAAGGGTTGATCCGGGAAGGACTTCACGTGACCACGAGGACGGAAGATGAAGAGGTTGGTGCTCCGGAATTGATCGTCCGAGGCACTGTCCGTCTGTTTCCTATTGAGGCGCGCGACCCAAATTTCAAGTACGTTCGGTGGTGCAGCGATTTCGAGGTCGTGGAGCCGGGGACGGGGCGCGTCCTTGGGACGATGGCGCACGGTGGAAAGGAAGGACATCTGACAGAACGTGAAGCCACGGCGAAAACGCTGCGTGTGATGCAACAAGAGTTGTCGTCGGATGTCGCGAAGGCGATCGCCGCGCATGTTTTCGGCGAGGGCGCGTTGCTCGAGACGGCGACGAGGCCGGCGAGTTGCCCGCGAGAAGAATCAGGGGTGAGGCGGTAA
- a CDS encoding type II toxin-antitoxin system VapC family toxin, producing the protein MPYYYFDSTALIKRYSMERGTRIVNKLMVKRGKVAIVPTWTVTDFYSVLCARAHEGQITRDDCYSVLYKFEIESKQGLYRFIAPRMETYLATKELVLEYPSLRSPQVMHLALALELKPLRLTVVSADSQLLAASKAAGLHIINPAED; encoded by the coding sequence ATGCCATACTACTATTTCGACTCAACCGCACTCATTAAGCGCTACAGCATGGAGCGAGGAACCAGGATCGTGAATAAGCTGATGGTGAAGCGTGGGAAGGTTGCGATCGTCCCGACATGGACCGTGACGGACTTCTATTCGGTTCTGTGCGCACGAGCTCACGAGGGACAGATTACGCGGGATGATTGCTACTCGGTGCTCTATAAGTTCGAAATTGAATCCAAGCAGGGACTCTATCGGTTCATCGCACCGAGGATGGAAACCTATCTGGCCACTAAAGAATTGGTCTTGGAGTATCCGTCTCTTCGATCGCCTCAGGTGATGCATCTGGCATTGGCATTGGAGCTGAAGCCGTTGCGATTGACCGTCGTGAGCGCGGATTCCCAGCTATTGGCGGCATCAAAAGCCGCAGGACTCCATATCATTAATCCGGCAGAGGACTGA
- a CDS encoding glycosyl transferase family 2 — translation MNTGLIPLTPETEAVLEAVRTADILVGIPSFNNAGTVGHVVRAVGAGLAKYFHGHRAVLVNADGGSTDDTAAIVAHTMVDLEPLFISDRQSTLHRIITPYYGIPGKGSAFRTIFEVARRLKVTACAVVDSDVRSITPEWMELLLHPIIKEGYDYVAPYYRRHKYDGTITNSIAYPLTRALYGQEVRQPIGGDFGFTGALAQHYLEKHVWESDVARFGIDIWMTTEAITSGAKVCQSFLGAKIHDPKDPAADLSSMLRQVVGALFALMEAHAPSWLPVTGSRKIPLFGFQYEVGVEPVNVNVERMVDLFHLGLTDLYDIWARILSEDALDHLSRLRDVPIRDFRIPDSLWAQVIYDAALAHHRSVLPQEHLLKALTPLYLGKTASFVMDSQGLTTAEAEHLIEALCRTFEKQKEYLVARWPQSQDAREVIGAAHVRPERSQP, via the coding sequence ATGAACACCGGCCTGATCCCACTCACTCCTGAAACCGAAGCGGTGCTGGAAGCGGTGCGCACTGCCGATATTCTGGTCGGCATTCCCAGCTTTAATAATGCGGGCACCGTGGGACATGTCGTTCGGGCCGTCGGAGCCGGTCTGGCAAAATACTTTCACGGCCATCGTGCCGTCCTGGTGAATGCCGACGGCGGCTCCACTGACGATACCGCGGCTATCGTCGCCCATACCATGGTCGATCTGGAACCCCTCTTCATCAGCGATCGACAGAGCACGCTGCACCGAATCATCACGCCCTATTACGGAATCCCCGGCAAGGGCAGCGCGTTTCGCACGATTTTCGAGGTCGCTCGACGGCTCAAAGTCACGGCCTGTGCCGTCGTCGACTCGGACGTCCGCAGCATCACACCCGAGTGGATGGAACTGCTCCTTCATCCGATCATCAAAGAAGGATACGACTATGTGGCTCCGTATTACCGACGCCACAAATATGACGGCACCATCACCAACAGCATCGCCTATCCCCTTACCAGAGCCCTCTATGGACAGGAAGTCCGTCAGCCGATCGGCGGAGACTTCGGATTCACCGGAGCACTGGCCCAACACTATCTCGAGAAACATGTCTGGGAGTCCGATGTCGCGCGCTTCGGGATCGACATCTGGATGACGACCGAAGCCATTACGAGCGGGGCCAAGGTGTGTCAGAGTTTTCTCGGGGCCAAGATTCATGATCCCAAGGATCCTGCCGCCGATCTCTCCTCCATGTTGCGACAGGTGGTGGGCGCCTTGTTCGCCTTGATGGAAGCCCATGCTCCCAGCTGGCTTCCCGTCACAGGTTCGCGAAAGATACCTCTCTTCGGCTTCCAGTATGAGGTGGGAGTTGAGCCGGTGAACGTCAATGTCGAACGGATGGTGGATTTGTTTCATCTCGGGCTTACGGACCTATACGATATTTGGGCACGCATTCTCTCCGAAGACGCACTGGACCACCTGTCCCGTCTTCGGGATGTCCCCATACGTGACTTCCGCATTCCTGATTCGCTCTGGGCCCAGGTTATTTATGATGCGGCCCTCGCGCATCATCGGAGCGTGCTCCCACAAGAACATCTCTTGAAGGCTCTGACCCCTCTCTATTTAGGGAAGACTGCGTCATTCGTGATGGATAGTCAGGGGTTGACAACGGCAGAGGCCGAACACCTGATTGAAGCGCTCTGCCGAACGTTCGAGAAACAGAAAGAATACCTTGTCGCACGTTGGCCTCAGTCTCAAGACGCGCGCGAAGTCATCGGCGCTGCCCACGTGAGGCCTGAAAGGAGCCAGCCATGA